A section of the Candidatus Cloacimonadota bacterium genome encodes:
- a CDS encoding response regulator transcription factor, translating to MKEKLIFIVDDEPDILELVDLNLKKAGFRTKKFEDTIDLISQIEMTPPSLIILDLMLPHTDGMELCKQLKANREYRHIPIIMLTAKTDEMDKVLGLELGADDYVTKPFSPRELTARVKAVLRRKVEVENDIRTVGNLLTLDLNQYNVTVEGKKITLTNTELKILQLLTSHIGWVFSRDQILDYLWGHEKIVIDRTIDVHINHLRKKLGKAGHLIHNVRGIGYKIEDRTE from the coding sequence ATGAAAGAGAAACTAATATTTATTGTTGATGACGAGCCGGACATTCTGGAGCTTGTGGATCTGAACCTTAAAAAAGCCGGTTTCAGAACAAAGAAATTTGAAGATACTATCGATCTTATCAGTCAGATAGAGATGACGCCACCATCTTTAATTATCCTTGATCTAATGCTTCCTCATACGGATGGAATGGAACTCTGCAAGCAGTTAAAAGCAAACCGTGAATATCGTCATATCCCGATCATCATGCTCACTGCCAAAACCGATGAGATGGATAAAGTACTCGGCTTAGAACTCGGTGCTGATGATTACGTAACCAAACCTTTCTCACCAAGAGAATTGACCGCCAGAGTCAAAGCTGTATTGAGAAGAAAGGTGGAGGTAGAGAATGATATTAGAACTGTTGGTAATCTTTTAACATTAGATCTGAATCAATATAATGTTACTGTAGAGGGGAAAAAAATTACTCTGACCAATACTGAATTAAAGATTCTACAACTGTTGACATCTCACATTGGTTGGGTGTTTTCCCGTGACCAGATTCTTGATTATCTATGGGGTCATGAAAAGATAGTTATTGATAGAACTATTGATGTACACATCAATCACCTTCGTAAAAAACTCGGTAAAGCTGGACATTTAATTCATAATGTTCGTGGTATCGGTTACAAGATCGAAGATAGAACAGAATGA
- a CDS encoding HAMP domain-containing protein, which produces MKKHSIFLKIILGFIVINIVLVLAVSLISYQIIKNHYLDTLRDYLFDTGNILLINIKPLLLEQRYADLDIYIKELGSKSEFRITVITSEGLVVADSERDISEMDDHSGRPEIITALQGTTGESIRFSSSIQTDMLYVSLPIIERDEVIGVVRVSLFLDKIDILISSLRNEIFLIALIVFIIAFFGLYLFSLRLTKPIKELSKAANKISAGNFDVSVYPRANDDIGYLCRSFNFMVTKIQELITDITQNKDALDTIINTMQEGLLVLNENGKIELTNKSFDLIAESDDLISKYYFEGIRKPELSEFIREMFESQENYYKEIVIDDDYFISNGLSLPNKKDKLVLLFNITDLRKLEKVKKDMIANVSHELRSPLTAIKGFAETLEDEVTPEGKEFLEIIERNINRLINIVNDLLTLSQLEQRDIVELKPIAINDIVNHIAHIYRQKIEKKNMKLQLELANNLPSIKGDEFRIEQLLVNLLENSLQHTEEGFIIIRTYKDDRFIVLEIDDTGVGIPAEHRDRIFERFYVVDKSRSKKYGGTGLGLAIVKHIALLHNGSVALKQKDSKGSCFVVKLPIR; this is translated from the coding sequence ATGAAAAAACACTCTATATTCTTAAAAATTATTTTAGGTTTTATTGTCATCAACATTGTTTTAGTTCTTGCTGTCTCACTGATATCTTATCAAATAATTAAGAATCATTATCTGGATACTTTAAGAGACTACTTGTTCGATACTGGAAATATTTTGCTCATCAATATTAAACCTCTCTTGTTAGAACAAAGATATGCCGATCTGGATATATATATAAAAGAGTTAGGATCAAAAAGTGAATTTCGGATTACAGTTATCACCTCTGAGGGATTAGTAGTTGCCGATTCAGAAAGAGATATTTCGGAAATGGATGACCATAGTGGTCGTCCTGAGATCATAACAGCTCTGCAAGGTACAACAGGTGAGTCAATCAGATTCAGTTCTTCGATCCAAACAGATATGCTTTATGTGTCACTACCTATCATAGAACGAGACGAGGTTATCGGAGTAGTTAGAGTCAGTTTGTTTCTTGATAAGATTGATATTCTTATCAGTTCTTTACGCAATGAGATTTTCTTGATTGCTCTAATAGTATTCATTATTGCCTTCTTCGGTCTCTATCTCTTCTCTTTGCGTCTTACGAAACCAATCAAGGAATTATCTAAGGCAGCCAATAAAATATCTGCTGGTAATTTTGATGTGAGTGTTTATCCAAGAGCTAATGATGATATTGGTTATCTCTGCCGAAGTTTTAATTTTATGGTGACCAAAATCCAAGAATTAATTACAGACATAACTCAGAATAAAGATGCTCTTGATACTATTATCAATACAATGCAGGAAGGTTTGTTAGTTCTCAATGAAAATGGAAAGATTGAACTTACAAATAAGAGTTTCGATCTGATTGCAGAAAGTGATGACCTCATAAGCAAATACTATTTTGAAGGCATAAGAAAACCTGAATTGAGCGAATTTATACGAGAGATGTTTGAATCCCAAGAAAATTACTATAAAGAAATTGTTATTGATGATGACTATTTCATCAGTAACGGTTTATCGCTTCCCAATAAAAAAGATAAACTGGTCCTTCTCTTTAACATAACCGATCTACGTAAACTGGAAAAAGTAAAGAAAGATATGATCGCTAATGTTTCGCATGAACTTCGATCTCCATTGACTGCTATTAAGGGTTTTGCTGAAACGTTGGAAGATGAAGTAACGCCTGAAGGAAAGGAATTTTTAGAAATTATCGAACGGAATATAAACCGATTGATCAATATTGTCAATGACCTCTTGACCCTCTCCCAGCTTGAACAAAGAGATATTGTTGAACTTAAACCTATAGCGATTAATGATATTGTTAATCATATAGCTCATATTTATCGGCAAAAGATAGAAAAGAAGAATATGAAATTACAGCTGGAATTGGCTAATAATCTTCCATCAATAAAAGGGGATGAATTTAGAATAGAACAACTGCTAGTCAATTTGTTGGAAAACTCGCTGCAGCATACTGAGGAAGGTTTTATAATAATAAGGACTTATAAAGATGACAGATTCATAGTTCTGGAAATAGATGATACCGGTGTCGGTATTCCTGCTGAGCATAGAGACCGTATCTTTGAAAGATTTTATGTAGTAGACAAGTCACGCTCAAAAAAATATGGTGGAACGGGCCTCGGATTGGCTATAGTAAAGCATATAGCATTATTACATAACGGCTCTGTAGCACTCAAACAAAAGGATAGCAAAGGAAGTTGCTTTGTAGTGAAATTACCGATCAGATAA